In one Lycium barbarum isolate Lr01 chromosome 7, ASM1917538v2, whole genome shotgun sequence genomic region, the following are encoded:
- the LOC132603994 gene encoding transcription factor bHLH94-like isoform X1 encodes MVLETVVYPQEQYGYICKEFYGYGEQESSFLGKLERNIQYGCNNWEHSSSSNSMMQNQVKGYNNWDISHYSSLEEGCNITNIVEENNLASNPLGCRRKRRRTVNNNKKEDLEKQRMVHIAVERNRRKQMNEYLNVLRSLMPTSYVQRADQASIIGGAINFVKELEHHLQTLQSQNTLISQPKNDISSPPLFSDFFSFPQYSNRSSSSPTATENGRVMGDIEVNLVESHANLKILSKRRPKQLMKILGGLQYLCLTILHLNVTTVDQMVLYSISAKLEEGCQLTTADEIAQAVNQLLSRIQEEATSNR; translated from the exons ATGGTATTAGAGACAGTGGTTTACCCTCAAGAACAATATGGCTATATTTGCAAAGAATTTTATGGCTATGGTGAGCAAGAAAGTTCCTTTCTTGGCAAGTTGGAACGCAACATACAATATGGTTGTAACAACTGGGAGCACTCTTCATCTAGTAATTCAATGATGCAAAATCAAGTCAAAGGATACAATAATTGGGACATTTCACATTATTCTTCACTAGAAGAAGGTTGCAATATTACTAATATTGTTGAGGAGAATAATTTAGCTTCAAATCCTTTAGGGTGTAGGAGGAAAAGAAGAAGGACagttaataataataagaagGAAGATTTGGAAAAGCAGAGAATGGTACATATTGCTGTGGAGAGGAATAGGAGAAAGCAAATGAATGAATATCTTAATGTTCTTCGATCTTTGATGCCAACTTCCTATGTTCAAAGG GCGGACCAAGCATCAATAATTGGAGGAGCCATAAACTTTGTAAAAGAGCTAGAACATCATCTCCAAACACTACAATCTCAAAACACACTAATTTCTCAGCCCAAAAATGACATATCATCACCACCACTTTTTTCTGATTTCTTTTCCTTCCCACAATACTCAAATCGTTCGAGCAGTTCACCGACAGCGACCGAGAACGGACGGGTGATGGGTGACATAGAAGTGAACTTAGTAGAGAGCCATGCCAACCTCAAAATACTCTCAAAAAGAAGACCAAAACAGCTTATGAAGATACTAGGTGGGCTTCAGTACTTGTGTCTCACTATTCTTCACCTTAATGTTACTACTGTGGATCAAATGGTTCTTTACTCCATCAGCGCTAAG CTAGAGGAAGGGTGCCAACTGACAACAGCAGACGAAATTGCTCAGGCTGTTAACCAATTGCTGTCTAGAATTCAAGAAGAAGCTACTTCAAACAGATAA
- the LOC132603994 gene encoding transcription factor bHLH94-like isoform X2 — protein MVLETVVYPQEQYGYICKEFYGYGEQESSFLGKLERNIQYGCNNWEHSSSSNSMMQNQVKGYNNWDISHYSSLEEGCNITNIVEENNLASNPLGCRRKRRRTVNNNKKEDLEKQRMVHIAVERNRRKQMNEYLNVLRSLMPTSYVQRADQASIIGGAINFVKELEHHLQTLQSQNTLISQPKNDISSPPLFSDFFSFPQYSNRSSSSPTATENGRVMGDIEVNLVESHANLKILSKRRPKQLMKILARGRVPTDNSRRNCSGC, from the exons ATGGTATTAGAGACAGTGGTTTACCCTCAAGAACAATATGGCTATATTTGCAAAGAATTTTATGGCTATGGTGAGCAAGAAAGTTCCTTTCTTGGCAAGTTGGAACGCAACATACAATATGGTTGTAACAACTGGGAGCACTCTTCATCTAGTAATTCAATGATGCAAAATCAAGTCAAAGGATACAATAATTGGGACATTTCACATTATTCTTCACTAGAAGAAGGTTGCAATATTACTAATATTGTTGAGGAGAATAATTTAGCTTCAAATCCTTTAGGGTGTAGGAGGAAAAGAAGAAGGACagttaataataataagaagGAAGATTTGGAAAAGCAGAGAATGGTACATATTGCTGTGGAGAGGAATAGGAGAAAGCAAATGAATGAATATCTTAATGTTCTTCGATCTTTGATGCCAACTTCCTATGTTCAAAGG GCGGACCAAGCATCAATAATTGGAGGAGCCATAAACTTTGTAAAAGAGCTAGAACATCATCTCCAAACACTACAATCTCAAAACACACTAATTTCTCAGCCCAAAAATGACATATCATCACCACCACTTTTTTCTGATTTCTTTTCCTTCCCACAATACTCAAATCGTTCGAGCAGTTCACCGACAGCGACCGAGAACGGACGGGTGATGGGTGACATAGAAGTGAACTTAGTAGAGAGCCATGCCAACCTCAAAATACTCTCAAAAAGAAGACCAAAACAGCTTATGAAGATACTAG CTAGAGGAAGGGTGCCAACTGACAACAGCAGACGAAATTGCTCAGGCTGTTAA